One window of the Candidatus Wolbachia massiliensis genome contains the following:
- a CDS encoding citrate synthase, which produces MDKKALLELSDGSKFELPILSGTTGSDVLNIKDLYRITGLFTYDPGFVSTASCSSAITFIDGDEGVLRYRGYDIADLAENNSFTAVIYLLLYGELPSSDQHKKFLLKLQELSKVSEQVINVIKAFPKTAHPMSILIACFASLSALYYERYGNNINNESLDFGVSAIAQVPAIVAMIYRHINDQKFINANSELSYSENFLRMMFGGAFDGDKSMFFAKALDKIFTLHADHEQNASTAAVRLVGSAGSNLFACLSAGVATLWGPAHGGANEAVINMLKEIEKSGDVDKFIEKAKDDKDPFKLVGFGHRVYKSYDPRARILKDACHEVLDQLEQDNKLLKIAKGLEEVALRDEYFVMRKLYPNVDFYSGIIMNAIDIPSSMFTPIFALARTTGWVTQWYEMINDGETKICRPRQLYVGK; this is translated from the coding sequence TTGAACTACCCATATTAAGTGGAACAACAGGTTCTGACGTATTAAATATTAAGGATTTGTATAGAATAACAGGGTTGTTTACTTACGATCCGGGGTTTGTTTCTACAGCTTCATGTTCTTCTGCAATTACATTTATTGATGGAGATGAAGGAGTGCTTAGATATAGGGGATATGATATAGCTGATTTAGCAGAGAATAATAGTTTTACTGCTGTGATTTATCTCTTACTCTATGGCGAATTGCCTAGTTCAGACCAGCACAAAAAGTTTCTTCTAAAACTACAAGAATTATCTAAAGTATCAGAGCAGGTTATAAATGTGATTAAAGCATTTCCAAAAACTGCTCACCCTATGTCAATTTTGATTGCATGTTTTGCAAGTTTGTCAGCACTCTACTATGAGAGATATGGTAACAATATTAATAATGAAAGCTTGGATTTTGGAGTTTCTGCGATAGCGCAAGTTCCTGCAATTGTTGCAATGATCTATAGACATATCAATGATCAGAAGTTCATAAATGCCAACAGTGAATTGAGTTATAGTGAAAATTTCTTGAGGATGATGTTCGGCGGTGCTTTTGATGGTGATAAAAGCATGTTTTTTGCAAAAGCTCTGGATAAAATATTTACTCTCCACGCTGACCATGAGCAAAATGCTTCTACGGCAGCTGTCAGATTGGTGGGATCTGCTGGTTCTAATTTATTCGCGTGCCTCTCTGCAGGAGTTGCTACCCTTTGGGGGCCAGCGCATGGTGGAGCTAACGAGGCAGTTATAAATATGTTAAAAGAGATAGAGAAAAGTGGAGATGTAGATAAATTTATTGAAAAGGCTAAGGATGATAAAGATCCGTTTAAATTAGTGGGGTTTGGGCATCGTGTTTATAAAAGTTACGATCCACGGGCACGTATATTGAAAGATGCTTGTCATGAAGTTTTAGATCAACTAGAACAAGATAATAAGCTGCTCAAGATTGCAAAAGGACTTGAAGAAGTAGCTTTAAGGGATGAATATTTTGTTATGCGTAAGTTATATCCAAATGTTGACTTTTACTCAGGTATAATAATGAATGCTATTGACATTCCTTCAAGTATGTTCACACCTATTTTTGCGCTTGCAAGAACTACTGGTTGGGTTACTCAGTGGTACGAAATGATAAATGATGGAGAAACTAAGATTTGTAGACCAAGGCAGCTTTATGTTGGTAAATAA
- a CDS encoding SCO family protein — MARFIRLLSGILVVLAVVFLGYCYFTKQGIFAPAAIHNAEVKIGGDFSLINQDGQIIHSNDFKDKYMMIFFGFSSCKKICPMNLGIISEALAKLGEKTNDKLQTFFITVDPERDSIEKLKEFQQQFDHRIQMLTGEKEKIDEVIANYKVYASKVGGEEEINHSSIIYLIGPGGKYVAHFAADLNSDESQSDKITAEIEKYVND; from the coding sequence ATGGCAAGGTTTATAAGGTTATTATCTGGTATATTAGTAGTATTAGCAGTTGTTTTTCTCGGTTATTGCTACTTCACGAAACAAGGCATATTTGCTCCAGCAGCAATTCACAATGCAGAAGTTAAGATAGGAGGAGATTTTTCTTTGATCAACCAAGATGGGCAGATCATACACAGTAATGACTTTAAAGATAAGTACATGATGATTTTTTTTGGATTTTCTTCATGTAAAAAGATTTGTCCTATGAATCTTGGTATAATTTCAGAAGCACTTGCAAAGTTAGGTGAGAAAACCAATGACAAGCTACAAACATTTTTCATAACAGTTGATCCCGAACGCGATAGCATAGAGAAACTTAAAGAGTTTCAGCAGCAGTTTGACCATAGGATACAAATGTTAACCGGTGAAAAAGAAAAAATAGATGAGGTAATTGCAAACTACAAAGTATATGCCAGCAAAGTTGGTGGAGAAGAGGAAATCAATCATTCTTCAATAATATATCTTATAGGCCCTGGAGGAAAATATGTTGCACACTTTGCAGCTGATCTAAATTCTGATGAAAGTCAATCTGACAAAATTACAGCTGAAATTGAGAAATATGTAAATGACTAA
- the dnaQ gene encoding DNA polymerase III subunit epsilon, with amino-acid sequence MENKLREIVLDTETTGLDIGSGHRIIEIGCVELINRIPTGKVCHRYINPERGIPYHSFKIHGLSEEFLEDKPLFSDIALEFLDFISNDTLIIHNAEFDVKFLNMELGKLNAELISSDRVLDTLPLARKKFAGSPASLNALCKRFDISLEDRALHGALVDAQLLARVYVELTGGLQTFLFDSECDQDNNSTFVQHKVRNLTPREHSPSSEEIEEHEKLLDKINNPLWKKFIEWISK; translated from the coding sequence ATGGAAAATAAGCTACGTGAAATAGTACTTGATACCGAAACTACAGGTCTTGACATTGGATCGGGTCATCGAATTATTGAAATAGGATGTGTGGAATTAATTAACCGTATTCCAACAGGCAAAGTATGCCACCGGTACATTAATCCGGAAAGAGGTATACCCTATCACTCGTTTAAAATTCACGGTCTTAGTGAAGAATTTTTAGAAGATAAACCATTATTTTCAGATATTGCACTTGAATTTCTTGACTTCATATCTAACGATACTTTAATAATTCACAATGCTGAATTCGATGTTAAGTTCCTTAATATGGAATTAGGCAAACTAAATGCTGAATTAATTTCTTCGGACAGAGTGCTAGATACATTACCACTTGCAAGAAAAAAGTTTGCAGGATCGCCTGCTTCTCTAAATGCACTATGTAAGCGTTTTGATATATCGTTAGAGGATAGAGCATTGCACGGAGCCCTGGTTGATGCTCAATTACTTGCAAGGGTATATGTTGAACTTACAGGAGGATTACAGACCTTTTTGTTTGATAGTGAATGTGATCAAGATAATAACTCTACATTCGTTCAGCATAAAGTGCGTAACCTCACTCCCAGAGAGCATTCACCAAGTAGTGAAGAAATTGAGGAGCACGAAAAACTGTTAGACAAAATTAATAATCCACTTTGGAAGAAATTCATTGAATGGATCAGCAAATGA
- a CDS encoding Tim44/TimA family putative adaptor protein: MIELIIYALLATFVFSRLYNSLGRSTNLNLKKLTGTLDLSQSREDIIENIEDYISSNSDKNSIKATYEQVLQKNKDFSISHFMEGSSAAFELIIKCFNQGNLSQLKPFLDKDLYNNFAEKIKHRKAVHESIIVSIISQKILEIKLVRNVVFIAVYFLSEQINFVKNDKGDVISGSTSTINTVEDVWQFKKSVASSNLSWLLTSINYKKADDCKTNSKYN, encoded by the coding sequence ATGATAGAGCTCATAATATATGCTTTGTTAGCGACGTTTGTTTTTTCACGTTTATATAATTCTTTAGGAAGGTCAACAAACCTTAACTTAAAAAAACTTACTGGCACACTGGATTTAAGCCAAAGTAGAGAAGATATAATAGAAAACATTGAAGATTATATCAGCAGCAACAGCGACAAAAATTCAATAAAAGCTACTTATGAACAAGTATTGCAAAAGAACAAAGATTTCTCTATTTCCCATTTTATGGAAGGTTCAAGCGCAGCTTTCGAATTAATAATAAAATGCTTCAATCAAGGAAATTTGTCTCAGTTAAAACCTTTCTTAGATAAAGACTTATATAATAATTTTGCAGAGAAGATAAAACATCGTAAAGCAGTACATGAATCTATAATTGTTTCCATCATATCGCAAAAGATTTTAGAAATAAAACTAGTAAGAAACGTAGTGTTTATTGCAGTATATTTCCTTTCAGAGCAAATTAACTTTGTTAAAAATGACAAGGGAGACGTTATATCAGGTAGCACGTCTACTATTAACACAGTTGAGGATGTGTGGCAATTTAAAAAGAGTGTTGCTTCATCAAACCTAAGCTGGTTGCTTACTTCTATAAACTATAAGAAAGCAGACGATTGTAAGACAAACAGCAAGTATAACTAA
- the secB gene encoding protein-export chaperone SecB yields the protein MSQQKMKIHGQYIKDLSFENPNSPFLTSKEAPNINVMVNINSVKLEGAESKEGVDEAKSFHEITLHIEAKAVVKDENMNDSVAFICETKYCGIFSVENFKELSTEEVRQALFIGGPTFLFPFAREIVARVTSSGGFPPLMLDPIDFEAMYKQQSQQQKGTVSNENFN from the coding sequence ATGTCACAACAAAAAATGAAAATTCATGGTCAGTATATAAAAGATCTATCGTTTGAAAATCCAAATTCACCGTTCCTTACTTCAAAAGAAGCTCCTAATATTAATGTAATGGTTAATATCAATTCAGTGAAGTTAGAAGGAGCTGAAAGTAAAGAAGGAGTAGATGAAGCAAAATCTTTCCATGAAATTACTTTGCATATAGAGGCAAAAGCAGTGGTAAAAGATGAGAATATGAACGATAGTGTTGCTTTTATTTGTGAAACGAAATATTGTGGCATTTTTTCAGTAGAAAACTTTAAAGAGCTGAGTACAGAAGAGGTAAGGCAGGCTTTGTTTATTGGTGGACCTACTTTTCTTTTTCCTTTTGCAAGGGAAATAGTTGCAAGGGTTACAAGTAGTGGTGGATTTCCTCCACTTATGCTAGATCCTATAGATTTTGAAGCTATGTATAAGCAGCAAAGTCAACAGCAAAAAGGCACTGTGAGCAACGAGAACTTTAACTGA
- a CDS encoding RDD family protein, translated as MDTKISYAGVLRRALAYIIDIALWITIAFVTLFFLYFLHYSSTSYNDADDTYRTVIPMVILTVILPVYIMFNILMTTKLGGTPGKLLCGIYIKDASTFTNVTLKQAIIRYFFKDGIWTVCNFLSDPLPGYVSGCLFIVLVSVLMFAILDQRKQTFYDKIAKTVVIDYKPCILKKASNVLSLSISWRREEL; from the coding sequence ATGGATACTAAAATAAGTTATGCAGGAGTTCTTAGGCGAGCTTTAGCATATATAATTGATATTGCTTTATGGATAACAATAGCATTTGTTACACTCTTTTTTCTATATTTTCTACATTATTCATCTACATCATACAATGATGCAGATGACACTTACAGAACAGTTATCCCCATGGTAATTCTTACGGTAATACTACCAGTATATATAATGTTTAATATACTAATGACAACAAAACTTGGCGGTACTCCAGGGAAATTACTGTGCGGCATATATATAAAAGATGCAAGTACATTTACAAATGTTACCCTAAAGCAAGCAATAATAAGATACTTTTTTAAGGACGGCATTTGGACTGTTTGTAATTTTCTGTCTGATCCTCTTCCTGGCTATGTTTCTGGATGTCTTTTTATCGTACTAGTCTCAGTTTTAATGTTTGCAATACTTGACCAACGCAAACAGACTTTTTATGACAAAATTGCAAAAACAGTAGTAATAGACTATAAACCTTGTATCTTGAAAAAAGCATCTAATGTTTTAAGCTTAAGCATTAGTTGGAGAAGGGAGGAACTCTGA
- a CDS encoding RDD family protein: MDKKVSYSTITRRVLAFIVDCILLIVIPFVLMAVGFSLTHAMQGIIGAIIIITTIVFSLFLMIPCIFHIFMLVKFGGTPGHLLFSMRVRDKDTFEQITLIQVIKRTIAFFIIYCIPLYNPILLLAILILVLVCTVDDKHKQAFHDKIANTVVIDYKPEN, from the coding sequence ATGGATAAAAAAGTAAGCTATTCAACAATTACAAGACGTGTTCTAGCATTTATAGTTGATTGTATTTTACTTATTGTAATACCGTTTGTTTTAATGGCAGTGGGCTTCTCACTCACACACGCAATGCAAGGGATCATAGGTGCAATAATTATAATCACCACGATTGTATTTTCTTTATTTTTAATGATACCATGTATATTTCACATATTCATGCTAGTAAAATTTGGTGGTACTCCAGGGCACTTATTATTTAGCATGCGTGTAAGAGACAAAGATACATTTGAGCAGATCACTCTAATACAAGTAATAAAAAGGACTATCGCCTTTTTTATAATTTACTGTATACCACTTTACAATCCTATTTTACTTTTAGCTATATTAATTCTTGTTTTAGTATGCACAGTAGATGATAAACATAAACAAGCTTTTCATGACAAAATTGCAAACACGGTAGTAATAGACTATAAACCTGAAAACTAA